In Quercus robur chromosome 11, dhQueRobu3.1, whole genome shotgun sequence, the sequence catgacccataaattattttcttatttgagaCTATGGTGGAAAAGGATAAGATTAATAAAATCGATGACCTTAGATTATGTGGATTCTCATTGTGTACCAGTGGTAGAGCTGGTGTGGAGATGGTGGTCTagctttttatggaaaaaggaAGTTGATTTAAAAGTTGTGGATGCATCTGCCTAGCAAGTAAGTGGTGTAATCTCTTAATCAGGTTGTAGGGATTGGTTGTTTGTACGCAGCTATGGGCTTCCTATTTTGCCAAGAAATAGAGATTCTGGAAGATCGTTTCAAGCTCAGTGAATGCATTTAAGGCCCTTGAGTTTGCTGTGGGGATTTCAACTGTCTTgtaagagaagaaaaagtttGGATGCAAGGCTGGCTCTTTCTCAAGAAGAGGTCTCAGAGAGTTCATGTAAGAataaatttgggttttattgGAATTAGGCATACTTGGTGTAATAAAAGGGAGAAATTTCCAGCATAAGATAGAGGCTATATAAGGCAGTGTGTTACCAGGGAGGATGATGCTCTTGTCAACCACAAAATGACCACAACCCAATTATactaaattctaatataaaattAGGGAGAAGATCAAGACCAGGCTACTTGGTTGAGAGATGAAAGGAGTGATGATGTAATTAGAAGTTTGTGGGATGTGAGTGTCAATGGAtcaatatattttcaatttatgaGAAAGTTGGACTAGTTAAGTGTAAATTCATAGGAAGTGGAACAAAGTTGCTTTGGGTGGTGTCAATCTAAAAAACAAGAATTGCTCCGGCTTCTAGAACTCTACCAAGCTAATGATTCTACTCCAGAGAATGAAGTTATGATTGAGAATCAACACAAAAATCTAGAGAACTTTGGCTTCAAGAAGGTGacagaaatacaaaaaaaaattacatttattCACAATTATTCAAAGAAAGTCCGACAACATTGATACAATAAACTTGGATAACTAGTGGATAAATGATCCAAAGAGATTGAGGAATACTTCTTAGCCAATTTTAGAGAGCTATTTACCTCATCCAATCCTTCTTGGCTAGAGGATTTGAAGGTTTCTTTCAGCAGTGCAATGATGAGATTGAGAATGTTGAGCTGACTACTTTCTATTGCAGAAAAGGTGGTCGATAACATCAAGTCCATGCAAACCCTCAGGGTTCCAGGTCTAAATGGCTTCCCTGTCCTTTTTTGTCAGAATGGGAGATTAAGATTATCAACAAGGAGGGAATTAATTATgtgcaacaaaataaaataaataaatattccgTAGAGGTAGAGAGTGCTTACTAAGTTAAATCATACTTTTGTTACGTTTATTCCAAAATATGTAGGACCTAAATCTTTTAGCCATTTCAAGCCATAAGTCTCTACAACATCACTTAACAAACTATTTCTAAATTTCTGGCCATTTCAATAGTTCGTTGCAATATGCTTGTCCAAATCTAAACCACaacaaagccaaaaagaaacTAGCACTTAGTTAagtataaatagtaaaaaattaatagacatatttcattttttaagtaATAGTTTAATACATTTACTCATTCAAACCCGAGACTATATGGTCCAGATATTGTCACCTATCATAGACATTGAAGCCAAAAGTGTACGAATAAAGCTTCCCCAAGGCCTCAACAGTTATATTACTGCGTGGTTAATATCTTGGAACAATAATTACCAATTTGTTTCTTAAAGCAAGAAAACTATTCCAAAATGCTAACCAAATCATACTTACATTCCTAAATTTATCAGCTGTTAGGAGTTAGAGATGAAAGTAGATTATTTGGAGGTTTATTGAGCAAAGGGAAGGAAAAGTGGGTAAGATCCTCTATGGTTCTATAAACAAAGAATCAACATACAAGTATTGCTTCAGagtaaaaaccaaaatttgtAAACATTACAATTGTGCATATGGTTGAAGCTTACAGAAGCAGCCCTTTCTGACTTGAGTCGCTTTCCAATGAAGTTGGTaagttttttttgcataaatttctCTGGCATCACTACACAAAGAAGTTACAGTATAGACGGGTAAGTCACATTTGAGATATAAAACTAATTGTTTTTGAAGAACCAAGTTCACAACAAAATTATATTACATAACTTAGACGACTGAGTggatcaaaatcaaataaacacatctcagcataaaataaaatgaaacataGATTTAGATGGACAGGGGTAGCAGTTATGATGGGCAAAAAGCCAAATAACTAATCAGATGACAGAAGAAGAGAAGGTACACATGAATGGaagtatatataatttaaattgaatttaggGTTAAACAAAACAAGTAACGTAACCATTGGCAATGTCAAGCCATTGTAACAATTCTATACTCAATATTCACCTGAAACATTGAATAAGAAGCATGTCATACGACTTTCTGGGTTCTGAGCAAGCAGCTGACCAATATGACCTTGagttttttatgcatttatgaGTAGCATTTGCCAAATAAGAATCAACCCTAAGacaatcattatttttt encodes:
- the LOC126707039 gene encoding uncharacterized protein LOC126707039 isoform X3; translation: MGRLESKDWGLHTALSDAREIYAKKTYQLHWKATQVRKGCFWKPFRPGTLRVCMDLMLSTTFSAIESSQLNILNLIIALLKETFKSSSQEGLDEICSPVANSSKDIDNSAFQG
- the LOC126707039 gene encoding uncharacterized protein LOC126707039 isoform X2; its protein translation is MGRLESKDWGLHTALSDAREIYAKKTYQLHWKATQVRKGCFWKPFRPGTLRVCMDLMLSTTFSAIESSQLNILNLIIALLKETFKSSSQEGLDEQICSPVANSSKDIDNSAFQG
- the LOC126707039 gene encoding uncharacterized protein LOC126707039 isoform X1, which gives rise to MGRLESKDWGLHTALSDAREIYAKKTYQLHWKATQVRKGCFWKPFRPGTLRVCMDLMLSTTFSAIESSQLNILNLIIALLKETFKSSSQEGLDEVFGACQWNLCQLFPSFNHHCSHASPHSTIVFKTLTNCT